The region CTCGCCCTACGAGCCGTGGGCCGCGTACCTGACGGGGACCCAGGGCCGCGATCCCGGCTGGGACCCGCTGGGCACCGCCGTGCGCGAGGCGCACCGCCGCGGGCTCGAACTGCACGCCTGGTTCAACCCCTACCGCGTGGCGAACAGCGCCGACCCCGCCCTTCTCGCCCCCACCCACCCGGCGCGGCTGCACCCGGAGTGGACGGTCGTTTACGGCGGCAAGCTCTACTACAACCCCGGCCTGCCCGAGGTCCGCCGCTTCGTGCAGGACGCGATGCTCGACGCGGTCCGCCGCTATCCGGTCGACGCGGTCCACTGGGACGACTACTTCTACCCCTACCCGGTCGCGGGCCAGGTCTTCGACGACGCCGCCGCCTACGCGTGCTACGGCGCCGGCTTCCCCGACCGCGACGCCTGGCGGCGGCACAACACCGACCTGCTGGTACGCGAGACCGCCGCCCGTATCAAGGCCATCCGCCCGGGCACGCGGTTCGGCATCAGCCCCTTCGGCGTCTGGCGCAACGCCGCCACCGACCCGCTCGGCTCGGCCACGGCCGCCGGCGTACAGACCTACGACGACCTGCACGCCGACACCCGCGGGTGGGTCCTGCGGGAGTGGATCGACTACATCGTGCCGCAGGTCTACTGGAACATCGGCTTCGCCGCCGCCGACTACGCCGTCCTCGTGCCGTGGTGGTCCGACGTCGTCGCCGGCACCCGGGTACGGCTCTACATCGGGGAGGCGCTGTACAAGGTCGGGGTCGCGGGACAGCCCGCGGCCTGGCAGGACCAGGCCGAGCTGTCCCGGCACCTCACCTTCGACGCAGGCCACCCGGAAGTACGCGGCAACGTCTACTTCTCCGCCACCCAGGTCGCCGCCGATCCGCTCGGCGCGATGAGCCGGGTGGTCGCCGACCACTACCCGACGCGGGCGCGCACCCCGGCCGGATAAAACCGGTCGAACGCCCGGGCGGCGCCCTGTTACGGTCGGTGACGTGGCGAAACTGAACCAGATCATCGCGGTCGAGAAGGGCGTCAAGGCCAAGGCGCAGCAGGAGTTGACGGCAGCTCAGCACGACCTGCAGAAGCCCGCGCTGCTTTCCGGTATATCCAGGACCTACCAGCCCAAGGACGAGGAGGGTGAGCAGCTGCCGCCCGAGTCGACCAGGGTGCAGGTCCAGGCGGAGGGCGCGCTGCGGGCCACCGTGGACGCGCTGACCCGGCTGTTCGACGTGACCGCCACCAAGGACTGGGCCAACTGCGAGGCGCGCGCCGATGTCACCGTCGACGGCCGGGTGGTCGTCGCGGCGGTGC is a window of Streptomyces sp. NBC_01477 DNA encoding:
- a CDS encoding glycoside hydrolase family 10 protein, with the translated sequence MERLSRRTLTAAAAGGAAAAALPPAAAHAAPGADASGGGPHGRPPHRAELRGMWIATVANTDWPSAPGLAPDVQRRELLDLLDLAVERRLNAVMFQVRPTADAFWPSPYEPWAAYLTGTQGRDPGWDPLGTAVREAHRRGLELHAWFNPYRVANSADPALLAPTHPARLHPEWTVVYGGKLYYNPGLPEVRRFVQDAMLDAVRRYPVDAVHWDDYFYPYPVAGQVFDDAAAYACYGAGFPDRDAWRRHNTDLLVRETAARIKAIRPGTRFGISPFGVWRNAATDPLGSATAAGVQTYDDLHADTRGWVLREWIDYIVPQVYWNIGFAAADYAVLVPWWSDVVAGTRVRLYIGEALYKVGVAGQPAAWQDQAELSRHLTFDAGHPEVRGNVYFSATQVAADPLGAMSRVVADHYPTRARTPAG